Proteins from a single region of Dictyostelium discoideum AX4 chromosome 5 chromosome, whole genome shotgun sequence:
- the sec61g gene encoding protein transport protein SEC61 gamma subunit, translated as MDILEETAAPLKDFAKNSIRLFKKCTKPDAQEFQKIALATLIGFAIMGFIGFFVKLIHIPINNILVGGV; from the exons ATGGATATTTTAGAAGAAACAGCTGCCccattaaaagattttgCCAAAAACTCAATCCgtttattcaaaaaatgtACTAAACCAGATGCCCAag agTTCCAAAAGATTGCTCTTGCTACTTTAATTGGTTTCGCAATTATGGGTTTCATTGGTTTCTTTGTTAAATTGATTCACATCCCAATCAACAATATTTTAGTTGGTGGTgtttaa
- the arpG gene encoding actin related protein 8 encodes MESKVIVIHHGSHSLKIGLASESVPKTIPNYIARKKKEKISTPTITTTETPTIVSPVESTIINNKSNENNDDIMKIDVENTVTPSEAVGTTTEDVKSTLPMATTITTDEQVKPTSSTSSTSTTEEVEIKPTESMDIDKPITDSKTNITSNIKIEQPPPPINIQTQTKIHIPKKLLEEVEQSVKETTKLLPPVDYIKVRQKPTLYNENNSTTFEIIKKKKKKTSSLSSLTNVSTTPPPYVPQPLNYNEIDYCIGDDAIAVSRDKDKWFAYQPITMSTFNTGIYHSVQSMFDDITQMWKYAIQRYLNIPSSDLSSYGCVYVVTDNIDRKSLKQITTLLLKELQFTSVLFFQESICSSFGVSMATQSCVIDLGHQKISIACVDEGYLLPNTRLTLGYGGEQLTKLLEYLLTGMDKSDSDTLTRQMVAKQIHKYYFPFKSSIYELVDFSPFYLNVFDNIKIENLDYYYNDFQKQRVGTFKVKDIKHDKHMNIYHFNADEVYQVVGMSLFYPNILSQFGGSSVNYLIKSRSLANTSESNLYVEDQKHYYNHYLSSYDHEDPFDDHSHILSFAQNNTSRDNKDGSNNNNIINNNIINNIINNNNNNNNNSSSSSNNNNNNNNSGSNSNINSYNNNNNNNNNNNNNNNNNNNNSFNNVTIVTSTLNSNSTVPSTLNSNSTVPSISNSNSTVPSTSTSTTSSPTKKLKIESSSNCEDNYIDIPLDIAILKSVSQLERSDINKKKYLSNILLVGGGALAPGIQDVLRVCIFKQLEQQYQAQQLQFQQQLQQQQQQQQQLQQQLQNSTNSATTTPTPSSTTIMPLENYIGFANSSIRSDVDCRHAGWRGGAILGCLESTREIWITRSEWQDGKNSSALNKLPF; translated from the exons ACCACTGAAACACCAACAATAGTATCACCAGTAGAGTCaactataataaataataaatcaaatgaaaataatgatgatattatGAAAATAGATGTTGAAAATACAGTGACCCCTTCTGAAGCAGTTGGCACTACCACAGAAGATGTTAAATCAACATTGCCAATggcaacaacaataacaactgATGAACAAGTTAaaccaacatcatcaacatcatcaacatcaacaacagaAGAAGTAGAAATTAAACCAACTGAATCAATGGATATAGATAAACCTATAACTgattcaaaaacaaatataacctcaaatataaaaattgaacAACCACCACCCCCAATAAATATACAAACACAAACCAAAATACATATaccaaaaaaattattagaagaGGTTGAACAATCAGTTAAAGAGACTActaaattattaccaccagTTGATTATATTAAAGTTAGACAAAAACCAACACTCTACAATGAGAATAATTCCACAACTtttgaaatcattaaaaagaagaaaaagaaaacctcttcattatcatcacttACAAACGTTTCAACTACTCCACCACCCTATGTCCCACAACCATTAAACTACAACGAAATCGATTATTGTATTGGTGATGATGCAATCGCAGTAAGCAGAGACAAAGATAAATGGTTTGCCTATCAACCAATCACCATGTCAACTTTTAATACTGGAATCTATCATTCAGTTCAATCAATGTTTGATGATATAACTCAAATGTGGAAATATGCAATTCaaagatatttaaatataccaTCCTCTGATTTAAGT agcTATGGATGTGTTTATGTTGTTACAGATAATATTGAtagaaaatcattaaaacaaattacaacattattattaaaggaATTACAATTTACATCAGTATTATTCTTTCAAGAATCAATTTGTTCATCGTTTGGAGTATCAATGGCAACACAATCATGTGTTATTGATTTAGGTCATCAAAAGATATCGATTGCATGTGTTGATGAAGGTTACCTTTTACCAAATACTAGATTAACACTTGGCTATGGTGGTGAACAATTAACAAAACTATTGGAATATCTTTTAACTGGTATGGATAAGAGTGATTCTGATACATTAACAAGACAAATGGTTGCAAAACAAATacataaatattattttcctTTCAAATCTTCAATTTATGAATTAGTCGATTTCTctccattttatttaaatgtttttgataatattaaaattgaaaatttagattattattat aatgattttcaaaaacaaagAGTTGGTACATTTAAagttaaagatattaaacaTGATAAACATATgaatatttatcattttaatGCAGATGAAGTTTATCAAGTTGTTGGTATGTCTTTATTTTATCCAAATATTTTATCACAATTTGGTGGAAGTTCTGTAAATTATCTAATTAAATCAAGATCATTGGCAAATACTAGTGAAAGTAATTTATATGTTGAAGATCAAAaacattattataatcattaCCTATCATCATATGATCATGAAGATCCATTCGATGATCATAGTCATATACTTAGCTTTGCTCAAAATAATACAAGTAGAGATAATAAAgatggtagtaataataataatattattaataataatataattaataatattattaataataataataataataataataatagtagtagtagtagtaataataataataataataataatagtggtagtaatagtaatattaatagttataataataataataataataataataataataataataataataataataataataataatagttttaataatgttaCAATTGTAACATcaactttaaattcaaattcaacagtaccatcaactttaaattcaaacTCAACAGTACCATCAATTtctaattcaaattcaacggtaccatcaacttcaacttcaacaacatcatcaccaacaaagaaattaaaaatagaatccTCATCAAATTGTGAAGATAATTATATTGATATTCCATTGGATATTGCAATTTTAAAGAGTGTATCACAATTGGAGAGAagtgatataaataaaaagaaatacttATCAAATATTCTTTtggttggtggtggtgccTTAGCACCTGGTATTCAAGATGTACTAAGAGTTTGTATATTTAAACAATTggaacaacaatatcaagctcaacaattacaatttcaacaacaactacaacaacaacaacaacaacaacaacaattacaacaacaattacaaaattcCACAAACTCTGCTACAACCACCCCAACACCATCCTCTACAACTATAATGCCACTTGAAAATTATATTGGTTTTGCCAATAGTTCCATTAGAAGTGATGTTGATTGTCGTCATGCTGGTTGGAGAGGTGGTGCAATTTTAGGTTGTTTGGAAAGTACAAGAGAAATTTGGATCACCAGAAGTGAATGGCAAGATGGTAAAAATTCCTCtgctttaaataaattaccattttaa